One segment of Pantoea sp. Lij88 DNA contains the following:
- a CDS encoding sugar ABC transporter ATP-binding protein: MPGLNCLEMRNISIAFGGFAALSSVDFRSEGHSVHALTGANGAGKSTLMAILSGAHSHYSGEILLDGEPVSIRTPRDAKQLGIHLVQQEVDVALVPQLSVAENILLDRLAEPGHRYRWGEIRRQARALLAQLDVALDVNRLVERCTLAEKQQILLARALSHHCRFLILDEPTAPLDQHESERLFAVVRRLKASGIGVVFISHRIHELKAICDQLTVLRDGRLIETGPMAALSGEQIVEKMLGHQLTDIFPARRAQQTQPLLLTVEGLHDEQLLQDISLRLHKGEILGIAGLAGAGKTELCKALFGASKSRVSRGELHGQPWQPRSPHDSVSRRMALVPEERRKEGIFIDESVAMNLSVSADDSFSRWSLFGHRQAWRWAEQVIQQLQVRTTGPAQTLRRLSGGNQQKVAIGKWLRNNADVLIFDEPTKGVDIKAKTELFTLIDNLAREGKGIIYASGEFSELVGLCDRICVLWDGRIVAELAARDVTEETLLLYSTGGTPA; the protein is encoded by the coding sequence ATGCCGGGGTTAAACTGCCTTGAGATGCGTAACATCTCCATCGCTTTTGGCGGGTTTGCCGCGCTATCGTCGGTGGATTTCCGCAGTGAGGGCCATTCGGTTCATGCGCTGACCGGCGCTAACGGCGCGGGCAAGTCCACACTGATGGCGATCCTTTCCGGCGCGCACAGCCACTACAGCGGCGAGATCCTGCTGGATGGTGAGCCGGTCTCTATCCGCACACCGCGTGATGCGAAACAGCTGGGTATCCATCTGGTTCAGCAGGAAGTGGATGTCGCCCTGGTGCCGCAGCTCAGCGTGGCGGAAAACATTCTGCTGGATCGGCTCGCAGAGCCCGGCCACCGCTATCGCTGGGGTGAGATCCGCCGCCAGGCGCGGGCCTTGCTGGCGCAGCTCGACGTGGCGCTGGACGTCAACCGGCTGGTGGAGCGCTGCACCCTGGCGGAGAAACAGCAAATTCTGCTGGCGCGGGCGCTGTCGCATCACTGCCGCTTCCTGATTCTGGATGAACCCACTGCCCCGCTGGATCAGCACGAAAGCGAACGACTGTTTGCAGTGGTGCGTCGCCTGAAGGCCAGCGGCATCGGCGTGGTCTTTATCTCTCACCGTATCCATGAACTCAAAGCGATCTGCGATCAGCTGACGGTGTTGCGTGATGGCCGTCTGATTGAAACCGGCCCGATGGCGGCGCTGAGCGGCGAACAGATCGTAGAGAAGATGCTGGGCCATCAGCTGACCGATATCTTCCCGGCCCGCCGTGCGCAGCAGACACAGCCGCTGCTGCTGACGGTGGAAGGCCTGCACGATGAGCAGCTGCTGCAGGATATCTCGCTGCGGCTGCATAAAGGCGAAATTCTGGGGATTGCAGGACTGGCCGGTGCCGGTAAAACCGAACTCTGCAAAGCGCTGTTTGGGGCCAGCAAAAGCCGCGTCAGTCGCGGTGAACTGCATGGTCAGCCGTGGCAGCCCCGTTCGCCGCACGACTCCGTCAGTCGCCGCATGGCGCTGGTGCCGGAAGAGCGGCGCAAAGAGGGGATCTTTATTGATGAATCGGTGGCGATGAACCTCAGCGTCAGCGCGGACGACAGCTTTTCGCGCTGGAGCCTGTTCGGGCATCGCCAGGCGTGGCGCTGGGCGGAGCAGGTGATTCAGCAGTTGCAGGTGCGCACCACCGGCCCGGCACAGACACTGCGCCGCCTCTCCGGCGGTAACCAGCAGAAGGTGGCGATTGGCAAATGGCTGCGCAACAACGCTGACGTGCTGATTTTCGATGAGCCGACCAAAGGCGTCGATATCAAAGCCAAAACCGAGCTGTTCACTCTGATCGACAACCTGGCGCGCGAGGGTAAAGGCATCATCTACGCGTCAGGTGAATTTTCTGAACTGGTCGGTTTATGCGACCGGATTTGCGTGCTCTGGGATGGACGCATCGTGGCCGAACTGGCTGCGCGCGACGTCACCGAAGAGACGCTTTTGCTCTATTCCACCGGAGGAACCCCTGCGTGA
- a CDS encoding ABC transporter permease produces the protein MSSKETSLNLTPSPWRHQLFDFLYKWGMLLTVVILIAAFGLASDSFLEPNNIINILRSIAIVTVIAIGVSISLTVGGFDLSVGSTASLANALVISLFVWYGFGTTTAILLTLALCTLVGLFNAFLIVILRIPDMLATLATLFVIQGVAMTYSFGGSITENMVLPSGDMAEGTIPATFGLLGQVPTIVIIMLVVTVAAQLALSLTKHGRRMYALGGNPEAARLSGIRTTRYRVLAYVIASLLAGLGGILLASRIGSSQVNAGSGYLMDAVAAAWIGFSLAGSGKPNALGTLVGAVILGVLQNGLVMLSVPYYAMDIIKGLVLALALAITYIQRR, from the coding sequence GTGAGCAGCAAAGAAACCAGCCTGAACCTGACCCCCTCGCCGTGGCGTCACCAGTTGTTCGACTTTCTTTATAAATGGGGCATGTTGCTCACGGTGGTGATCCTGATCGCTGCCTTTGGCCTGGCCTCCGACAGCTTCCTTGAACCCAACAACATCATCAATATTCTGCGCTCGATTGCCATCGTGACGGTGATTGCGATCGGCGTCTCGATCTCGCTGACCGTAGGCGGCTTTGATCTGTCGGTCGGCTCAACCGCCTCGCTGGCCAATGCGTTAGTGATTTCGCTGTTTGTCTGGTACGGCTTCGGCACGACGACCGCAATCCTTCTCACCCTGGCGCTCTGCACCCTGGTCGGACTGTTTAACGCCTTCCTGATTGTGATCCTGCGTATCCCCGACATGCTGGCGACGCTGGCGACACTCTTCGTGATTCAGGGTGTGGCGATGACTTACAGCTTTGGCGGATCGATCACCGAGAACATGGTGCTGCCAAGCGGTGATATGGCGGAAGGCACGATTCCGGCAACCTTTGGTCTGCTCGGGCAGGTGCCGACCATCGTCATCATTATGCTGGTCGTGACCGTCGCGGCGCAGCTGGCGCTGTCGCTGACTAAACATGGTCGCAGGATGTATGCGCTGGGCGGCAATCCGGAAGCGGCGCGCCTCTCCGGCATCCGCACCACCCGCTACCGGGTGCTGGCTTATGTGATCGCCTCACTGCTGGCCGGTCTGGGCGGCATCCTGCTCGCCTCACGTATCGGTTCATCGCAGGTCAACGCCGGAAGCGGCTACCTGATGGATGCCGTCGCGGCGGCATGGATTGGCTTCTCACTGGCGGGCTCCGGCAAACCGAATGCGCTGGGCACACTGGTCGGCGCGGTCATTCTCGGCGTGCTGCAGAACGGCCTGGTGATGCTCTCTGTTCCCTACTACGCCATGGACATTATTAAAGGGCTGGTGCTGGCTTTAGCACTGGCGATCACCTATATCCAGCGCCGCTGA
- a CDS encoding sugar ABC transporter substrate-binding protein, whose amino-acid sequence MQKITLSLLALSLLNASAAFAETVTPVPAAIASHNGPIRIAVIRNLGSDDNTTQFVAGAIQQGRQLGFKVSTFLSNGDDARFQDFVNQAISQKYDGIVLSHGKAPYASGLVKRIADAGIKLSVFDTPVDSPIPGVTVTAQDDASLAQLSLGQLIHDFNGKANIVKLWVAGFPPMERRQVVYEKLLKENPGIHQLESIGAVSTDVQGDTANKIGAILAKYPKGKIDAIWGAWDAFSQGAYKALQENGRTEIKLYSIDVSNQDLQLMRQKDSPWVQTVAVDPKTIGAVNMRLVAKKIAGEETPATYQFKAASISQQQLNSQPGAVNVASLNKIIPGWGSNEDFVAPWFATLEAKYKK is encoded by the coding sequence ATGCAAAAAATAACACTCTCGCTGCTGGCCCTGAGCCTGCTGAACGCCAGCGCCGCTTTCGCAGAGACCGTCACCCCGGTGCCTGCGGCTATCGCCAGCCATAACGGCCCGATCCGTATTGCGGTGATCCGCAACCTCGGCTCTGATGACAACACCACCCAGTTTGTTGCCGGTGCGATTCAGCAGGGTCGCCAGCTGGGCTTCAAAGTCAGCACCTTCCTGAGCAACGGCGACGATGCACGCTTCCAGGATTTCGTGAATCAGGCGATCAGCCAGAAATATGACGGCATCGTGCTGTCGCACGGTAAAGCGCCCTACGCCAGCGGACTGGTGAAGCGCATTGCCGATGCGGGCATCAAGCTGTCGGTGTTTGATACGCCGGTGGATAGCCCGATTCCGGGCGTCACCGTCACCGCGCAGGATGACGCTTCGCTGGCACAGCTGTCGCTCGGCCAGCTCATCCATGATTTCAACGGCAAGGCGAATATCGTCAAGCTGTGGGTCGCCGGTTTCCCGCCGATGGAACGCCGTCAGGTGGTGTATGAAAAACTGCTGAAAGAGAATCCGGGCATTCATCAGCTGGAGTCGATTGGTGCAGTGTCAACTGACGTTCAGGGCGACACCGCCAATAAGATTGGTGCGATTCTGGCGAAATACCCGAAAGGCAAAATCGATGCGATCTGGGGTGCCTGGGATGCCTTCAGCCAGGGCGCTTACAAAGCGCTGCAGGAGAATGGCCGAACCGAGATCAAGCTCTACAGCATTGATGTTTCGAACCAGGATTTGCAGCTGATGCGCCAGAAGGACAGTCCGTGGGTGCAGACCGTCGCGGTCGATCCTAAAACCATCGGTGCGGTGAATATGCGTCTGGTGGCGAAGAAGATTGCCGGTGAAGAGACACCCGCGACATATCAGTTTAAAGCGGCGTCAATCTCTCAGCAGCAGCTTAACAGCCAGCCTGGCGCGGTAAACGTCGCGTCGCTGAACAAGATCATTCCGGGCTGGGGCAGTAATGAGGATTTCGTCGCACCGTGGTTTGCTACCCTTGAGGCGAAATATAAGAAGTAA
- the dinB gene encoding DNA polymerase IV produces the protein MRKIIHVDMDCFYAAVEMRDNPQLRDIPIAIGGSRERRGVISTANYPARKFGVRSAMPTGMALKLCPHLRLLPGRFDAYKEASAQIRDIFTRYTPLIEPLSLDEAYLDVTDSPHCHGSATLMAQAIRATIYRETGLTASAGIAPIKFLAKIASDLNKPDGQFVITPPEMAGFLLTLPLAKIPGVGKVSAKKLEEMGLVTCGDVQKADLALLLKRFGKFGRVLWERSNGIDDRDVIVERERKSLGVERTLAEDISDWDACLEIIDFLYAELDRRLTQIRPDKQVARQGVKLKFSDFQQTTQEHIWPVLNKEDMIAIARKTWDERRAGRGVRLVGLHVTMVDPQLERQLLLGL, from the coding sequence ATGCGTAAAATCATTCATGTCGATATGGACTGCTTCTATGCCGCGGTGGAGATGCGTGATAATCCCCAGCTGCGCGACATCCCGATCGCCATTGGTGGCAGCCGCGAACGTCGTGGCGTGATCAGCACCGCCAACTATCCGGCCCGCAAATTTGGCGTGCGCAGCGCGATGCCAACCGGCATGGCCCTGAAGTTATGCCCGCATCTGCGTCTGCTGCCCGGACGCTTCGACGCCTACAAAGAAGCCTCCGCACAAATCCGCGACATCTTTACCCGCTACACCCCGCTGATCGAACCGCTCTCCCTTGATGAAGCCTATCTGGATGTCACCGACAGCCCGCACTGTCACGGCTCTGCCACGCTGATGGCGCAGGCGATCCGCGCCACCATCTACCGTGAAACCGGGCTGACCGCCTCAGCGGGCATCGCGCCGATTAAATTCCTGGCAAAGATCGCCTCCGATCTGAATAAGCCCGATGGGCAATTCGTCATTACCCCGCCGGAGATGGCCGGTTTTCTGCTGACGCTGCCGCTGGCGAAGATCCCAGGCGTCGGCAAGGTCTCGGCCAAAAAGCTTGAGGAGATGGGGCTGGTGACCTGCGGTGACGTGCAGAAGGCCGATCTGGCGCTGCTGTTAAAGCGCTTTGGGAAGTTTGGCCGGGTGCTGTGGGAGCGCAGCAATGGCATTGATGACCGTGACGTCATCGTGGAGCGTGAGCGTAAATCGCTGGGAGTAGAACGCACGCTGGCGGAAGATATCAGCGACTGGGATGCCTGCCTGGAGATTATCGATTTTCTCTATGCCGAACTGGATCGTCGTCTGACGCAGATCCGACCCGACAAGCAGGTGGCGCGTCAGGGCGTCAAACTCAAGTTCAGTGATTTTCAGCAGACGACCCAGGAGCATATCTGGCCGGTGCTGAATAAAGAGGACATGATTGCCATCGCCCGGAAAACCTGGGATGAGCGTCGTGCCGGGCGCGGCGTGCGGCTGGTGGGACTGCACGTCACCATGGTGGATCCCCAGCTTGAGCGTCAGCTGCTGCTGGGTCTGTAA
- the dpaA gene encoding peptidoglycan meso-diaminopimelic acid protein amidase codes for MGKIALLFAMILLPALSMAMTPEPVSTAPVSKELKKQLLGTPVYIQIFKEERTLELYGKIGNEYRLLDTYRICNFSGGLGPKRREGDFKSPEGFYNVKLNQLKPDSRFYRAINIGFPNQFDRNQGYSGNYLMIHGDCKSIGCYAMTNAYMDEIFTYVNAALRNGQQDVSISIYPFRMTDSNMQRHRYSSDASFWQQLQPGYAYFAKYHQPPMVNVASGKYVMNSSPAPVLASPEAASRSFLALSKAE; via the coding sequence ATGGGCAAAATCGCACTCCTGTTTGCGATGATTTTACTGCCAGCCCTCAGCATGGCAATGACACCCGAACCCGTCTCAACGGCACCGGTCAGCAAAGAATTAAAGAAACAGTTACTCGGTACCCCGGTCTATATCCAGATCTTCAAGGAAGAACGCACACTCGAACTTTACGGCAAAATCGGTAACGAATACCGCCTGCTGGATACCTACCGCATCTGTAACTTTTCTGGCGGCCTCGGCCCGAAACGCCGTGAAGGCGATTTCAAAAGCCCAGAAGGTTTTTACAACGTGAAGCTGAATCAGCTGAAGCCGGATAGCCGTTTTTATCGCGCGATCAACATTGGTTTCCCGAATCAGTTCGATCGTAATCAGGGCTACAGCGGCAACTACCTGATGATTCATGGCGACTGTAAGTCAATTGGCTGCTATGCCATGACTAACGCCTATATGGATGAGATTTTTACTTATGTGAACGCGGCGCTGCGTAATGGCCAGCAGGATGTCAGCATCAGCATCTATCCGTTCCGCATGACCGACAGCAACATGCAGCGTCACCGCTACTCCAGCGATGCCAGCTTCTGGCAGCAGCTGCAGCCGGGATACGCCTACTTCGCTAAATATCACCAGCCGCCAATGGTCAATGTCGCCAGCGGTAAATATGTGATGAACAGCAGCCCGGCACCGGTTTTAGCCAGTCCCGAAGCTGCTTCACGTTCATTCCTGGCGCTCTCCAAGGCAGAATAA
- a CDS encoding class II glutamine amidotransferase, giving the protein MCELLGMSANVPTDICFSFTGLVQRGGGTGPHKDGWGITFYEDKGCRTFKDPLPSFNSPIARLVQEYPIKSHSVVAHIRQANRGQVSLENTHPFTRELWGRNWTYAHNGQLKGYRQLETGTFRPVGETDSEKAFCWILHQLATRYPRTPGNWPAVFRFIGELAVTLRQKGVFNMLLSDGRYLMAFCSTNLFWITRRAPFGRAQLLDQDVEVDFQQHTTPHDVVTVIATQPLTANETWQRIAPGEWALFCLGERQE; this is encoded by the coding sequence ATGTGCGAATTGCTCGGGATGAGCGCCAATGTTCCCACGGATATCTGTTTCAGCTTTACCGGACTGGTTCAGCGTGGCGGTGGAACCGGGCCTCACAAAGATGGCTGGGGCATTACCTTTTACGAAGATAAAGGTTGTCGTACGTTTAAAGATCCGCTGCCGAGCTTTAACTCGCCGATTGCGCGTCTGGTGCAGGAGTATCCGATCAAATCGCATTCGGTGGTGGCGCATATCCGCCAGGCGAATCGCGGTCAGGTGTCGCTGGAAAATACCCATCCGTTTACCCGCGAGCTGTGGGGCCGTAACTGGACCTATGCGCACAACGGTCAGCTTAAGGGCTACCGGCAACTGGAGACCGGCACATTCCGGCCGGTAGGCGAAACGGACAGCGAGAAGGCGTTCTGCTGGATCCTGCATCAGCTGGCGACACGCTATCCGCGCACGCCGGGCAACTGGCCTGCGGTGTTTCGTTTTATCGGGGAGCTGGCCGTCACGTTGCGGCAGAAGGGCGTGTTTAACATGCTGCTCTCAGATGGCCGGTATCTGATGGCCTTCTGCTCCACTAACCTGTTCTGGATCACCCGCCGCGCACCGTTTGGCCGGGCGCAGTTACTGGATCAGGATGTGGAGGTCGATTTTCAGCAGCACACCACGCCGCATGACGTGGTGACGGTGATTGCTACGCAGCCACTGACGGCCAATGAAACCTGGCAGCGGATTGCGCCAGGTGAATGGGCGTTATTCTGCCTTGGAGAGCGCCAGGAATGA
- the lpcA gene encoding D-sedoheptulose 7-phosphate isomerase, translating into MYQDIIRSELNEAADTLTKFLSDDANIHAIQRAAVLLADSFKAGGKVLSCGNGGSHCDAMHFAEELTGRYRENRPGYPAIAISDVSHLSCVSNDFGYDYVFSRYVEAVGRPGDVLLGLSTSGNSANIIKAIEAARAQGMKVITLTGKDGGKMAGSADIEIRVPHFGYADRIQEIHIKVIHILMLLIEKEMVK; encoded by the coding sequence ATGTACCAGGACATCATCCGCTCTGAGCTTAATGAAGCTGCTGATACGCTGACTAAATTCCTCAGCGACGACGCCAATATCCATGCGATCCAACGTGCTGCGGTGCTGCTGGCTGACAGCTTTAAGGCAGGCGGCAAGGTGCTTTCCTGTGGTAATGGCGGTTCACATTGTGATGCGATGCATTTCGCCGAAGAGCTGACCGGTCGCTACCGTGAAAATCGTCCTGGCTATCCGGCAATTGCTATCTCGGATGTCAGCCATCTCTCCTGCGTCAGTAATGACTTTGGTTATGACTATGTCTTCTCACGTTATGTGGAAGCAGTGGGGCGTCCGGGCGATGTGCTGCTGGGTCTCTCAACCTCCGGTAACTCTGCCAACATTATTAAAGCAATTGAAGCCGCCCGTGCGCAGGGGATGAAAGTGATCACCCTGACCGGTAAAGATGGCGGTAAGATGGCAGGCAGTGCCGACATTGAAATCCGGGTGCCACACTTTGGTTATGCCGATCGCATCCAGGAGATCCACATTAAAGTGATCCACATCCTGATGTTGCTGATCGAAAAAGAGATGGTGAAATAA
- the fadE gene encoding acyl-CoA dehydrogenase FadE: protein MMVLSILATVALIGALFYHRLSLRLSSAILLLWTAAMAVAHLWTPWLLLPLAIILLPFNLPSLRRSLFSAPIFQRFQKVMPPMSRTEKEAIDAGTTWWEGDLFQGKPDWQKLHNYPQPRLTAEEQAFLDGPVEEACRMANDFQITHELADMPPELWAYLKEHRFFAMIIKKEYGGLDFSAYAQACVLQKLSGVSGILAITVGVPNSLGPGELLQHYGTEEQKNHYLPRLARGDEIPCFALTSPEAGSDAGAIPDTGVVCMGEWKGQQVLGMRLTWNKRYITLAPIATVLGLAFKLSDPDHLLSDNENPGITCALIPTNTPGVEIGHRHFPLNVPFQNGPTRGNDIFVPIDYIIGGPEMAGQGWRMLVECLSVGRGITLPSNSTGSLKSVALATGAYAHIRRQFRVSIGKMEGIEEPLARIAGNAYVMDAAATLITAGIMQGEKPAVLSAIVKYHCTHRGQRAIIDAMDIAGGKGIMLGNSNFLARAYQGAPIAITVEGANILTRSMIIFGQGAIRCHPYVLQEMAAAASNDVNAFDQALFSHIGHVGSSTLRSLWLGLTAGRTSASPTRDGTRRYYQHLNRISANLALLSDVSMAVLGGSLKRRERISARLGDVLSQLYLASATLKRYDDEGRNEADMPLVHWGVQDALHQAEVAIDDLLRNFPNRLVAGALRMTIFAGGHHCPAPSDRLDHQLAKMLQQPSATRSRLGRGMYLTPSEHNPAGQLEQALQDVMAAEVIHDRLCKQTKQHLSFTRLDALAKRALEQGWIDAKEADVLKRAEASRLRSINVDEFEPEALAVPVPEKAPQPASRASEAA, encoded by the coding sequence ATGATGGTTCTCTCAATACTTGCCACGGTGGCGCTGATTGGCGCCCTGTTCTATCACCGCCTGTCGTTACGGCTCAGCAGCGCAATCCTGTTGCTGTGGACTGCGGCGATGGCTGTTGCTCATCTGTGGACGCCGTGGCTGCTGCTGCCGCTGGCGATCATCCTGCTGCCGTTTAACCTGCCATCGCTGCGTCGCAGCCTGTTTTCAGCGCCGATCTTTCAGCGCTTCCAGAAGGTGATGCCGCCGATGTCGCGCACCGAGAAAGAAGCGATCGATGCGGGCACCACCTGGTGGGAAGGCGATCTGTTTCAGGGCAAACCGGACTGGCAGAAGCTGCACAACTATCCGCAGCCGCGCCTGACCGCCGAAGAGCAGGCTTTTCTCGATGGCCCGGTTGAAGAAGCGTGCCGCATGGCCAACGATTTCCAGATCACCCATGAGCTGGCCGATATGCCGCCGGAACTCTGGGCATACCTGAAAGAGCATCGTTTCTTCGCGATGATCATCAAAAAAGAGTATGGCGGACTCGATTTCTCCGCCTATGCGCAGGCCTGCGTGCTGCAAAAACTGTCGGGCGTCTCCGGGATTCTGGCGATAACCGTCGGTGTGCCTAACTCACTGGGTCCGGGCGAGCTGCTGCAGCATTACGGCACCGAAGAGCAGAAAAATCACTATTTACCCCGGCTGGCACGCGGCGACGAGATCCCCTGCTTTGCGCTGACCAGCCCGGAAGCGGGTTCAGATGCTGGCGCGATCCCCGATACCGGCGTCGTCTGCATGGGCGAATGGAAGGGTCAGCAGGTGCTGGGCATGCGCCTGACCTGGAACAAGCGCTACATTACACTGGCTCCGATCGCTACCGTGCTGGGCCTGGCGTTTAAACTTTCCGACCCGGATCATCTGCTCAGCGACAATGAAAATCCTGGCATTACCTGTGCGCTGATCCCAACGAATACCCCCGGCGTGGAAATCGGTCATCGCCACTTCCCGCTTAACGTGCCATTCCAGAACGGACCGACGCGCGGCAACGATATCTTTGTGCCGATTGACTATATTATTGGCGGCCCGGAAATGGCCGGTCAGGGCTGGCGGATGCTGGTGGAATGTCTGTCAGTAGGTCGCGGCATTACGCTGCCTTCGAACTCGACCGGCAGCCTGAAAAGTGTGGCGCTGGCGACGGGCGCGTATGCCCATATCCGCCGTCAGTTCCGCGTCTCTATCGGTAAGATGGAAGGGATTGAAGAGCCGCTGGCGCGCATCGCCGGTAACGCTTACGTAATGGATGCGGCGGCCACGCTGATTACCGCCGGGATTATGCAGGGTGAAAAACCGGCGGTGCTGTCGGCGATTGTTAAATATCACTGCACCCATCGCGGTCAGCGCGCCATTATCGACGCCATGGACATTGCCGGTGGTAAAGGCATTATGCTCGGCAACAGCAACTTCCTGGCCCGTGCTTATCAGGGTGCACCCATCGCGATTACCGTGGAAGGCGCGAACATTCTGACGCGCAGCATGATTATCTTCGGACAGGGCGCGATTCGCTGCCATCCGTATGTGCTGCAGGAGATGGCGGCCGCAGCCAGCAACGATGTTAATGCGTTCGATCAGGCGCTGTTCAGCCATATCGGTCACGTGGGCAGCAGCACCCTGCGCAGCCTGTGGCTGGGCTTAACCGCCGGACGCACCAGCGCCAGCCCGACCCGCGATGGCACCCGTCGTTATTACCAGCACCTGAACCGCATCAGTGCCAACCTGGCGTTGCTCTCTGATGTGTCGATGGCGGTACTGGGCGGCAGCCTGAAACGTCGTGAGCGTATCTCGGCGCGTCTGGGCGATGTGCTGAGCCAGCTCTATCTCGCCTCGGCGACGCTGAAACGCTATGACGATGAGGGCCGCAACGAAGCCGATATGCCGCTGGTTCACTGGGGCGTTCAGGATGCGCTGCATCAGGCAGAAGTAGCCATCGACGATCTGCTGCGCAACTTCCCGAACCGTCTGGTGGCGGGTGCATTGCGGATGACGATTTTTGCCGGCGGTCATCACTGCCCTGCTCCGTCTGACCGCCTGGATCATCAGCTGGCAAAAATGCTGCAACAGCCGTCAGCCACCCGCAGCCGTCTGGGCCGTGGCATGTACCTGACGCCGAGCGAGCACAACCCTGCCGGACAGCTGGAACAGGCGCTGCAGGATGTGATGGCGGCAGAAGTGATTCATGACAGGCTGTGCAAACAGACGAAGCAGCATCTTTCCTTTACCCGCCTGGACGCGCTGGCGAAGCGTGCGCTGGAGCAGGGCTGGATTGATGCTAAAGAGGCTGACGTGCTGAAGCGTGCTGAAGCCAGTCGTCTGCGTTCGATTAACGTCGATGAGTTTGAGCCGGAGGCACTGGCAGTGCCGGTGCCAGAGAAAGCCCCTCAGCCTGCATCACGGGCGAGTGAGGCGGCATAA
- the mtnK gene encoding S-methyl-5-thioribose kinase — MSQYRTFTAADAVEYARQFGGVDNPAALSSAEEIGDGNLNLVFKIYDDQGNSRVIVKQALPYVRCVGESWPLTLDRARLEAQTLVEHYKHCPQHTVKITHYDADLAVMVMEDLSSHRIWRGELVKGAYYPEAAQQLGDYLAQTLFHTSDFILHPHQKKAEVARFINPEMCEITEDLFFNDPYTNHERNSYPSALEPLVASLRNDDALRIAVGGLKHRFFAHAEALLHGDIHSGSIFVADGSLKAIDAEFGYFGPIGFDVGTAIGNLLINYCGLPGLLAPREAADAREQRLSDVHTLWTTFASGFLALAAEKTCDEALAYPGYAQAFLRKVWADTIGYCGTELIRRTVGMSHVADMKLIADPAMRTDCIRNAINLGRTLILAADHVEDVDALIARIRQAG; from the coding sequence ATGTCGCAATACCGTACCTTTACTGCTGCTGATGCTGTGGAATATGCCCGACAATTTGGCGGCGTGGACAATCCTGCCGCGCTGAGCAGCGCTGAAGAGATTGGTGATGGCAACCTCAACCTGGTGTTTAAGATTTATGACGATCAGGGCAATAGTCGCGTTATCGTCAAGCAGGCACTGCCGTATGTGCGCTGCGTGGGGGAGTCCTGGCCGCTGACGCTGGATCGGGCGCGGCTGGAAGCGCAGACGCTGGTCGAGCACTACAAACATTGTCCGCAGCACACGGTGAAGATTACCCATTATGATGCGGATCTGGCGGTGATGGTGATGGAAGATCTTTCCAGTCATCGCATCTGGCGCGGCGAGCTGGTAAAGGGCGCGTATTACCCGGAAGCGGCGCAGCAGTTAGGCGATTATCTGGCACAAACCCTGTTTCATACTTCCGATTTCATCCTGCATCCGCATCAGAAAAAAGCGGAAGTGGCGCGTTTCATTAATCCGGAAATGTGTGAAATCACCGAAGACCTTTTCTTCAACGATCCCTACACCAATCATGAGCGCAACAGCTATCCCTCTGCGCTTGAACCGCTGGTCGCCAGCCTGCGCAATGACGATGCACTGCGCATTGCAGTGGGCGGTCTTAAGCATCGCTTCTTTGCCCACGCCGAAGCGCTGCTGCATGGGGATATTCACAGCGGCTCGATTTTCGTGGCGGACGGCAGCCTGAAAGCGATTGATGCGGAATTTGGTTATTTTGGCCCCATCGGTTTTGATGTCGGTACTGCCATCGGTAATCTGCTGATTAACTACTGCGGCCTGCCGGGGCTGCTGGCTCCGCGTGAGGCTGCCGATGCACGCGAGCAGCGCCTCAGCGATGTGCATACGCTCTGGACGACTTTTGCTTCAGGCTTCCTGGCGCTGGCGGCAGAGAAGACCTGCGATGAGGCGCTGGCTTATCCTGGCTATGCGCAAGCGTTTCTCCGTAAAGTGTGGGCCGATACCATCGGTTACTGCGGCACAGAGCTGATTCGCCGCACGGTGGGGATGTCACATGTGGCGGATATGAAGCTGATTGCCGATCCAGCGATGCGCACCGACTGCATCCGTAATGCGATTAACCTGGGACGCACGCTGATTCTGGCAGCCGATCACGTAGAGGATGTGGATGCGCTGATTGCCCGCATCCGTCAGGCAGGATAA